The DNA region TTTTCTCTGATTCAACCGGTGCTCGACGGCAAGACCATCGAATACACCCTACTGACCCTGACGCCCGGAGTCGCCCTGCAGTTTCGGGTTGACGCCTTCGGTCTGCTTTTCGGAGTGGTCGCCGCCACTTTATGGATCCCCACTTCCATTTACTCCATCGGCTACGTTAGAAGCCTCAACGAGCATGGGCAAAGCCGTTATTTCTTCAGCTTCGCGATGTGCCTGTCCGCAGCCATCGGCGTGGCGTTTGCCGGCAATCTTCTGACTCTGCTGATTTTTTACGAGATTCTGACCATCGCGACCTGGCCCCTGGTCATCCATCACGAGGATGAAAGCGCGGTCGTGGGCGGGCGCAAGTATCTGGTTTACACCCTGACCGCCGGCTGTCTGTTGCTACTGGCCACCGCCATTACCTACTCGTTGGCCGGGACCCTTGATTTCAGGGCCGGAGGTTTTCTCGCGGGCCATGCTGACCCCGGCCTGCTGATTATATTGCTAGCCTTGTTTATCGCCGGCTTCGGAGTAAAAGCCGGTATCATGCCTTTTCATGAATGGCTGCCGGCGGCCATGGTTGCTCCGACCCCGGTCAGCGCCCTACTGCATGCGGTCGCTGTGGTCAAGGCCGGGGTGTTCGGCTGTGTGCGGGTCATTCTTTATGTGTTCGGGCCGAACCTGCTCCACGATCTCGGCCTCGGCACGATTCTGGCCGGTGTGGTCGCCTTCACCGTAGTCGTCGCCGGCCTGCTCGCCCTGGGTCAGGACCATCTCAAACGCCGAC from Pseudomonadota bacterium includes:
- a CDS encoding monovalent cation/H+ antiporter subunit D family protein codes for the protein MGEVVYSIKPWLAVLVSMVAAFLILWTGERSRNLREGWTILAALIKFGLVFSLIQPVLDGKTIEYTLLTLTPGVALQFRVDAFGLLFGVVAATLWIPTSIYSIGYVRSLNEHGQSRYFFSFAMCLSAAIGVAFAGNLLTLLIFYEILTIATWPLVIHHEDESAVVGGRKYLVYTLTAGCLLLLATAITYSLAGTLDFRAGGFLAGHADPGLLIILLALFIAGFGVKAGIMPFHEWLPAAMVAPTPVSALLHAVAVVKAGVFGCVRVILYVFGPNLLHDLGLGTILAGVVAFTVVVAGLLALGQDHLKRRLAFSTINNLALIILGVSLLNQQAMTGGMLHIANHAFMKITLFFCAGAIYAKTKKDHVSQLDGLGRQMPFTFAAFTIAAMGLSGIPPVNGFISKWFLCLGAVETHHLIFLFVILTSAMLDVAFFFPIVYNGYFKKPLPDVAPGIDEAPLLMVIPLCLTALFSIVFGIMPNAFLNFLNLVQLAVGKVLGG